Proteins encoded by one window of Candidatus Mesenet endosymbiont of Phosphuga atrata:
- the mgtE gene encoding magnesium transporter — translation MADYLSYELDEKTIDLLTKSIDQEDRDTILQITQKIDEVQLAYFLLISTAEHRSQLIKIIDQNLLERAFIHIVPELRVEIINILGMRRIAKILAAFNAEDIVAIVKDLDNKDKTSIIKLLPQAIKKSVDELLSYPEESAGRLIHKDIVIAPEYWNVEQLLKFLHHHRKAPKKFYQIFVVNPKLEPVGVVELSDILCAQVDKSIKNIMKTDVKVIKTGIDQEEVASIFQKYSLLSAPVVNKEGRIIGAILIEDVVNVIQQETEEDIFKLSRVSKTDVSSSLYRTVVKRLPWLLINLCTATLSSLVIGLFGNTLKQLIELSIIMPMIASIGGNAGLQAVTVTIRAITTKQLTKQNTARLLVKELLTGLISGIILAVISVMFIILRFHNIKLEILFGISIIITFTIATSAGAMIPIILNSLRIDPAVSSSILICATTDTLSFLTFLGLATAFLFS, via the coding sequence ATGGCAGATTATTTAAGCTATGAACTAGATGAAAAAACAATTGATCTTTTAACAAAATCTATAGATCAGGAAGATAGAGACACTATCCTTCAAATTACGCAAAAAATAGATGAAGTGCAGCTGGCTTATTTTTTACTAATTTCAACTGCAGAACATAGGAGTCAATTGATAAAGATAATAGATCAGAATCTATTAGAGAGAGCCTTTATTCACATAGTACCTGAACTAAGAGTAGAAATTATTAATATATTAGGAATGAGAAGAATTGCTAAGATATTAGCTGCATTTAATGCAGAAGATATAGTAGCAATTGTGAAAGACTTAGATAACAAAGACAAGACAAGCATTATCAAGCTTTTACCACAAGCTATAAAAAAATCAGTAGATGAGCTATTATCATATCCAGAAGAAAGTGCTGGTAGGTTAATACATAAGGACATTGTAATAGCTCCTGAATATTGGAATGTTGAACAGTTACTGAAGTTTTTACATCATCATAGGAAGGCACCAAAGAAATTTTATCAAATTTTTGTTGTTAATCCAAAATTGGAACCAGTGGGAGTAGTAGAGCTAAGTGATATACTGTGTGCACAGGTTGATAAATCAATAAAAAATATAATGAAAACTGATGTTAAAGTAATCAAAACCGGAATAGATCAGGAAGAAGTCGCAAGCATATTTCAAAAATACTCTTTGCTTTCTGCTCCTGTAGTTAACAAAGAAGGACGTATAATAGGGGCAATTTTAATTGAAGATGTGGTAAATGTCATTCAACAAGAAACAGAAGAAGATATATTTAAACTTAGTAGAGTATCTAAAACAGATGTTAGTTCTTCTTTATACAGAACTGTTGTAAAACGCTTACCATGGTTATTAATAAATTTATGTACAGCAACACTTAGCTCTTTAGTTATAGGATTGTTCGGCAATACGCTCAAACAGCTGATTGAGTTATCAATAATAATGCCAATGATAGCTTCTATTGGCGGTAATGCAGGATTGCAAGCGGTAACAGTTACCATTCGTGCTATAACTACTAAGCAGCTTACAAAACAAAATACAGCAAGGTTATTAGTGAAAGAATTACTTACAGGACTGATTAGTGGAATTATCTTAGCTGTAATATCAGTGATGTTTATAATTCTTAGATTTCATAACATCAAACTTGAAATTTTATTTGGTATTTCAATAATTATAACCTTCACTATTGCAACATCTGCAGGAGCAATGATACCAATTATATTGAATAGCTTAAGGATTGATCCTGCTGTGTCTTCATCCATATTAATATGTGCTACTACTGATACTTTATCATTCTTAACGTTTCTCGGTTTAGCAACAGCTTTTCTTTTTAGTTAG
- a CDS encoding NAD-glutamate dehydrogenase, producing MYHNYSISNQVIDSVLKLLDSEDNNDQLREFIKHFYNLFYNSDLKINDEFLLYLAQDVYQFILSRNIHESKVHIFNLDNIPKIEGKFTIIKLVNDNMPFLVDSVTSTVKANGLSICYYINSILNISRKNGTIQKIYPLKNEGDDRVKEAVMYIMLKRIDDSLIAKLENDIKKTLTAVECCVNDWPAILNELDAAIQNMHLVNTAEAEEICVFLNWLKDNNFVFLGYKEYFYSQNQLVHDDKKDLGLHKIDHGNGHVKSYYQELGYLYIAHPNLISIVHRRAYLDCIGVRNFDQDGNITGEQCFFGFFASVVSFQDIRLIPIIRKKVKAIEERAGFLVGSHNNKALISILQKFPRDELFHSSEDELLDISMAVLTLTIKPGVKLFLAKRVIGSFINTIVFIPTANANVRLILKIQKTLENELNGTVVSAYNSIIDEYNLVMLKTVLKIDATHSEIPHEHISTIENKLIHAAQKWQDRFLAGLYNTFGIVSSVFLQYQEAFPVSYQESFEPNEAYFDIKKLAIVREKKSNEVNFKSYDDHYEIKLYTLKDKGLQLSEILHVIKNIGTQLLSHNSYYINIGNGIWIHHFVLSKAEKPVSDISLKEQLEATLTKVFMKEVKNDYFNSLVILASLTWREVLLIRALSSYLKQICFNYSQAYVQKVMAKYPKIAKCLVQLFHARFDPSIDVDREGATSIIKQNIYDLLENVSDIACDYVLRSILSLILAILRTNYYQDKSYISVKFDSSVVPELPLPHPFRELYVYSYNFEGIHLRGGKLARGGIRWSDRVEDFRTEVLGLMKAQMTKNAAIVPVGAKGGFILKHSPKDKSLVQNYAVECYKSFIRGMLDITDNIVQEKVIIPNKVVRHDEDDPYLVVAADKGTASFSDYANQVSSEYSFWLGDAFASGGSAGYDHKKMAITARGAWVAAQRHFWRMNKDIEKEVFTVVGIGDMSGDLFGNGMLLSKNISLVGAFNHSHMFIDPNPDPKTSFAERKRLFDLPRSTWADYDKNIISVGGGVFERSAKSIQISEEAKERFNIKEDRLFPNQLIKYLLKANVDMIWNGGIGTYFKASSENNSMVRDKANDLLRVDGKDIRASMVIEGGNLGSTQLARVEYAKNGGYINTDFVDNAGGVTCSDLEVNIKIVLASAIKDGSISLKERNQLLSSMTNDVAFQVLENHSKINTKALMLESLQAKEKIEHHHRLLLNLERLQYLNRNIEFLPNDEEITRMLNESSGFSAPQLAILISYCKTVIKNEIIHSDIPDNEFLSQSYLLSYFPEIMVSKFKNYILKHQLYKEIISTYITNEIISRMGCTYINHLIENSNVTICEAVSIYITIIYLHDLKELWKSIDALDSAIDVNSYLILVKEIRNFVEQMSFWFAKNINKLTLTAPITLAELKYKVQILDDNIVDLLSQNFLVSYNEKFSNLLQLDIEQNLASRIVGLKFLTSGLDIISISDQTKVPLLEVGKLYFELKSCLHFDRIKDMAKQSEVNPSYWQHISINSLLDDLNIYYHKLTLEIINNATNVIDNHKRLVEEWFNENKAAVDCYTAFLNNISAYKLDLGKLVLIIKRFEALFCCGEV from the coding sequence ATGTATCATAATTACAGTATAAGTAATCAAGTTATTGACTCTGTACTAAAGCTACTGGATTCAGAGGATAACAATGATCAATTGCGAGAATTTATTAAGCATTTTTATAACCTGTTTTACAACAGTGATCTGAAGATTAATGACGAGTTCTTGCTATACCTTGCACAAGATGTATACCAGTTTATCCTCAGTCGCAATATCCATGAAAGTAAAGTACATATATTTAATCTTGATAATATTCCTAAAATAGAAGGAAAGTTCACAATCATTAAATTAGTCAATGATAATATGCCTTTTCTTGTTGATTCGGTTACAAGTACAGTTAAAGCAAATGGTTTATCTATATGTTATTACATTAATTCAATACTTAATATTAGTAGGAAAAACGGAACAATACAAAAAATATATCCTCTTAAGAATGAAGGGGATGATAGAGTAAAAGAAGCTGTTATGTATATTATGCTAAAGCGTATAGATGACAGCCTTATTGCTAAACTAGAAAACGATATAAAAAAGACTCTTACAGCGGTGGAATGTTGCGTTAATGATTGGCCAGCAATACTAAATGAGTTAGATGCAGCAATACAAAATATGCATCTAGTAAACACAGCAGAAGCAGAAGAAATCTGCGTGTTTTTAAATTGGCTTAAAGATAATAATTTTGTTTTTTTAGGGTATAAGGAATATTTCTATTCCCAAAATCAATTAGTACATGATGATAAAAAAGATCTTGGATTACATAAAATTGATCATGGTAATGGTCATGTAAAATCTTACTATCAAGAGCTTGGTTATTTATATATTGCACATCCCAATCTGATATCTATTGTGCACCGTCGTGCATATTTAGACTGCATTGGAGTTAGGAATTTTGATCAAGATGGTAACATAACTGGTGAACAATGCTTTTTTGGTTTTTTTGCATCGGTTGTTTCGTTCCAAGATATAAGGCTCATTCCGATCATTAGAAAGAAAGTAAAAGCTATTGAGGAAAGAGCAGGATTTTTAGTGGGTAGCCATAACAATAAAGCTTTGATTTCAATATTGCAGAAATTTCCGCGTGATGAGCTTTTTCACTCTTCTGAAGATGAATTGCTTGACATTTCAATGGCAGTTTTAACCCTTACTATTAAACCTGGAGTGAAGTTATTTCTCGCCAAGAGAGTTATAGGGAGCTTTATTAATACTATAGTGTTCATTCCAACCGCTAATGCTAATGTTAGACTTATACTGAAGATACAGAAAACTCTGGAAAATGAATTAAATGGTACAGTTGTTAGCGCTTACAATAGCATAATTGACGAATACAATTTGGTTATGCTTAAAACTGTGCTTAAGATTGATGCTACTCACTCTGAAATTCCTCATGAGCATATTAGCACAATAGAGAACAAGCTAATACATGCAGCACAAAAATGGCAAGATCGCTTTCTAGCTGGGCTGTACAACACCTTTGGTATTGTATCCAGTGTATTTTTACAATATCAGGAAGCGTTTCCTGTAAGTTATCAAGAAAGTTTTGAACCTAATGAAGCATACTTTGATATCAAAAAACTAGCGATTGTAAGAGAAAAAAAGAGCAACGAGGTAAACTTTAAATCGTATGATGATCACTATGAAATCAAATTATACACTCTGAAAGATAAAGGACTCCAATTATCAGAGATATTGCATGTAATTAAAAATATAGGAACGCAGTTGTTATCTCATAATAGTTATTATATCAACATAGGAAACGGTATATGGATACATCATTTTGTATTATCTAAAGCTGAAAAGCCTGTAAGTGATATCAGTTTAAAAGAGCAACTTGAAGCTACGTTAACTAAAGTCTTCATGAAAGAAGTAAAAAATGACTATTTTAACAGCCTTGTTATCTTAGCTAGTTTGACATGGAGGGAAGTTTTATTAATTAGAGCCTTAAGTAGCTATCTTAAGCAGATTTGCTTTAACTATAGTCAAGCTTATGTACAAAAAGTTATGGCAAAGTACCCTAAAATAGCAAAGTGCTTAGTACAACTATTTCATGCACGATTTGACCCTAGCATAGATGTTGATAGAGAAGGAGCTACTTCTATTATTAAACAAAACATTTATGATCTTTTAGAAAATGTAAGTGATATTGCATGTGATTATGTATTACGCTCTATATTATCTTTGATCTTGGCTATTCTACGTACTAATTACTATCAAGATAAATCTTACATATCAGTTAAGTTTGATTCAAGTGTAGTACCTGAATTGCCATTACCCCACCCATTTCGAGAGTTATATGTATATTCATATAATTTTGAAGGGATACATTTAAGAGGGGGAAAATTAGCAAGGGGGGGAATCAGATGGTCAGATAGAGTGGAGGATTTTCGCACAGAGGTGCTTGGTCTTATGAAAGCACAAATGACAAAAAATGCTGCTATTGTTCCAGTCGGGGCAAAGGGTGGCTTTATTTTAAAACATTCTCCAAAAGATAAAAGTTTAGTGCAAAATTATGCTGTTGAATGCTATAAGAGCTTCATCAGAGGAATGCTAGATATAACGGATAATATAGTTCAAGAAAAAGTAATTATACCAAATAAAGTGGTAAGACACGACGAAGATGATCCTTATTTAGTAGTTGCAGCAGATAAAGGCACAGCATCTTTTTCTGATTATGCAAATCAGGTATCTTCTGAATACAGTTTCTGGCTTGGTGACGCATTTGCCTCTGGAGGATCAGCAGGATATGATCATAAAAAAATGGCCATTACAGCAAGAGGAGCATGGGTTGCTGCTCAAAGGCATTTTTGGAGAATGAATAAAGACATTGAAAAAGAGGTGTTTACTGTAGTGGGAATAGGTGACATGTCTGGTGATTTATTTGGTAATGGAATGCTGCTTTCTAAAAATATCAGTTTAGTTGGTGCATTTAACCATAGTCACATGTTCATTGATCCAAACCCTGATCCTAAAACAAGTTTTGCTGAGCGTAAACGTTTGTTTGATCTTCCTCGCTCAACTTGGGCAGATTATGACAAAAATATTATATCTGTAGGTGGAGGAGTTTTTGAACGCAGCGCTAAATCTATACAGATTTCTGAAGAAGCAAAGGAGCGTTTTAACATTAAAGAAGATAGATTATTCCCTAATCAGCTGATAAAATATCTGCTTAAAGCTAATGTTGATATGATTTGGAATGGTGGTATTGGCACATATTTTAAAGCATCAAGTGAAAACAATAGCATGGTTAGAGATAAAGCAAATGACCTCTTAAGAGTAGATGGTAAAGATATCAGAGCTTCCATGGTTATAGAAGGCGGTAATTTAGGTTCTACTCAACTTGCAAGAGTAGAATATGCAAAAAATGGGGGTTACATTAATACTGATTTTGTAGATAACGCAGGTGGGGTCACATGCTCAGATTTGGAGGTTAACATTAAGATTGTTTTAGCTTCAGCTATTAAGGATGGTTCAATTTCCTTGAAAGAGCGCAACCAATTGCTAAGTAGTATGACAAATGATGTGGCTTTTCAAGTATTAGAAAATCACAGCAAAATAAATACAAAGGCGTTAATGTTAGAGTCTCTGCAAGCAAAAGAAAAAATAGAGCATCATCACAGGTTATTACTTAATCTGGAAAGATTACAATATTTAAATCGCAATATAGAATTTTTGCCAAATGATGAAGAAATTACGAGAATGTTAAATGAATCTTCGGGATTTAGTGCTCCTCAGCTTGCAATACTAATTTCTTATTGTAAAACAGTTATAAAAAATGAAATAATACATTCTGATATTCCTGATAACGAGTTTCTGTCTCAAAGCTATCTACTAAGTTATTTTCCTGAAATTATGGTGAGTAAATTTAAAAATTATATACTAAAGCATCAGTTATATAAGGAAATTATTTCAACTTATATTACAAATGAAATAATAAGTAGAATGGGGTGTACATATATCAATCACTTAATTGAAAATTCTAATGTAACTATCTGTGAAGCCGTAAGTATCTATATTACTATAATTTACCTGCATGATTTAAAGGAACTATGGAAAAGCATTGATGCGTTAGATAGCGCAATAGATGTTAACTCGTATTTAATTTTAGTGAAGGAAATAAGGAATTTTGTTGAACAAATGTCGTTTTGGTTTGCTAAAAATATCAATAAACTAACACTTACAGCACCGATTACACTTGCAGAACTGAAATATAAAGTCCAGATTTTAGATGACAATATAGTTGATCTTTTAAGCCAAAATTTTTTAGTATCATATAATGAAAAATTTAGTAATTTGTTACAACTTGATATAGAGCAAAATTTAGCGAGTAGAATTGTTGGTTTAAAATTTTTAACTTCTGGATTAGATATAATATCTATTTCTGATCAAACGAAAGTACCTCTACTAGAAGTAGGAAAGTTGTATTTTGAATTAAAATCTTGTTTGCATTTCGATCGTATTAAAGATATGGCAAAGCAATCGGAGGTCAATCCTTCATATTGGCAACATATTTCAATCAATAGCCTTCTTGATGATTTGAATATCTATTATCATAAACTAACACTAGAAATAATAAATAATGCAACAAATGTGATAGATAATCACAAAAGATTAGTTGAAGAGTGGTTTAATGAGAATAAAGCTGCTGTGGATTGTTATACAGCTTTCCTGAACAATATAAGTGCTTATAAACTTGATTTAGGTAAATTAGTCCTTATAATTAAACGCTTTGAAGCGCTATTTTGTTGTGGGGAGGTGTAG
- the dnaJ gene encoding molecular chaperone DnaJ: protein MSKKDYYELLGISKGAAEDEIKKAYRKMAMKYHPDRNPDDKAAEEKFKEISQAYEVLSNKEKKAAYDQYGHDAFSGGGNGGFGFNQGFSSAADFTDIFNDIFGGGFGQGKRGSKARASGVRGSDLRYDLKVTLEEAFKGINAPIRYSTNVKCKGCNGNGSEGATKPVQCNTCGGVGRVRSQQGFFTIERTCHICNGEGELIQNKCKKCGGHGRTREEVNISVTVPKGIEDGYSIRVNGKGEAGVRGGGNGDLYVYISIASHKFFTRKSADIYCKVPVRMTLATLGGEIEVPTINGTHAKVKVPAGTQTGDKLRLKEKGMPHMNSTNRTGDMYIQVNVETPVNLTDKQKELLKKFEDECNNNSSPQCESFFKKVKSFWSDIRSN, encoded by the coding sequence ATGAGTAAAAAAGACTATTATGAGTTACTAGGTATCAGTAAGGGTGCTGCAGAAGATGAAATAAAGAAGGCATATCGTAAGATGGCTATGAAGTATCACCCTGATAGAAATCCAGATGATAAAGCTGCAGAAGAGAAATTTAAAGAGATAAGTCAAGCATACGAAGTTTTATCTAATAAAGAAAAAAAAGCAGCTTATGATCAATATGGTCATGATGCATTTAGTGGTGGAGGAAATGGAGGATTTGGCTTTAATCAAGGATTTAGTTCAGCAGCAGATTTTACTGACATCTTCAATGACATATTTGGTGGTGGTTTTGGGCAAGGAAAACGTGGCTCAAAAGCACGCGCAAGCGGTGTTCGTGGCTCAGATTTGCGTTATGATCTTAAGGTAACGTTAGAAGAGGCTTTTAAAGGAATTAATGCACCTATACGCTATTCAACAAACGTTAAATGCAAAGGTTGTAACGGTAATGGCAGTGAAGGAGCAACAAAACCAGTACAGTGCAATACATGTGGTGGTGTTGGTAGAGTGAGGTCTCAACAGGGCTTTTTTACAATTGAAAGAACTTGCCATATATGTAATGGTGAAGGCGAATTAATCCAAAATAAATGTAAAAAATGTGGTGGTCATGGGCGAACTAGAGAAGAAGTTAACATTTCAGTGACAGTGCCAAAAGGTATAGAAGATGGCTATAGTATTAGAGTAAATGGTAAAGGTGAAGCTGGCGTTAGAGGAGGAGGCAATGGTGATTTATATGTTTATATCAGTATAGCCTCTCACAAGTTCTTTACAAGAAAGAGTGCTGATATATATTGCAAAGTTCCGGTAAGAATGACTCTTGCAACCCTTGGTGGAGAGATCGAAGTTCCAACAATTAATGGAACACATGCAAAAGTAAAAGTACCTGCTGGAACCCAAACAGGGGATAAACTTCGTCTTAAAGAAAAGGGTATGCCTCATATGAACTCAACCAACAGAACTGGGGATATGTATATTCAAGTTAATGTAGAAACACCAGTAAATTTGACGGACAAGCAGAAAGAGCTATTGAAAAAATTTGAAGATGAATGTAACAATAACTCTAGCCCACAATGTGAAAGTTTCTTCAAGAAAGTTAAAAGTTTCTGGAGTGATATTCGCTCAAATTAA
- a CDS encoding ribonuclease D has product MTRISVYNDDLPDDVLFKESVAIDTEAMGLINHRDRLCVVQLCDKKGNVHLVKFKDDYSAPNLKRLLEDQNIVKIFHFARFDIAILRYYLKVWAFPCYCTKIASRLVRTYTDNHGLKELCNELLGVRLNKQQQSSDWGKDELTEDQLNYAANDVLYLHKIKDRLDAMLERENRKKLALDCFEFLKTRIELDLLGWENVDIFSHQTKTI; this is encoded by the coding sequence ATGACGAGAATATCTGTATACAATGATGATTTGCCAGATGATGTTCTTTTTAAAGAATCTGTAGCTATTGACACGGAGGCTATGGGGCTGATTAATCATCGAGATAGGTTATGTGTTGTGCAGCTTTGTGATAAGAAAGGTAATGTGCATTTGGTAAAATTTAAGGATGACTATAGTGCTCCTAATTTAAAGAGGTTACTGGAAGATCAAAATATAGTAAAAATATTTCACTTTGCACGTTTTGACATAGCAATACTTAGGTATTACTTAAAGGTTTGGGCCTTTCCATGTTATTGTACAAAAATCGCTTCGCGTTTAGTACGCACATATACAGATAATCATGGGCTTAAAGAGCTGTGTAATGAATTGCTTGGCGTTAGACTAAATAAACAACAGCAATCTTCTGATTGGGGAAAAGATGAGTTAACTGAAGATCAGTTAAATTATGCTGCTAACGATGTTTTGTATCTACACAAGATAAAGGATAGACTGGATGCAATGCTGGAACGTGAAAACAGGAAAAAACTTGCACTTGATTGCTTTGAGTTTCTCAAAACTCGTATTGAACTAGATCTTCTTGGATGGGAGAATGTTGATATCTTTAGCCATCAAACAAAAACAATATAA
- a CDS encoding pyridoxal phosphate-dependent aminotransferase, translated as MSSIIAERMLNIKSSPILSITDKANQLKAKGLKCCVMSAGEPDFDIPEHIKQAAIAAINNGKNKYTSVSGTQELKEAIINKFEKDNGLTYKASQICVTVGAKQALYNLFMSTINNGDEVIIPAPYWASYVDMVAISGGKSVIIECKQENNFKLLPALLEEKITSKTKWLMINSPSNPTGTVYTYDDLKDIAQVLLKYPHVNIVTDDIYEHIIYNNQKFFNIAQVEPKLYERVFIINGASKAYSMTGWRIGYIAGKSDVIDAVSTIQSQSTSNPNSIAQAATVAALNGSHDFLKERVEVFRRRRDMVIGKLREIPGLSVFVPNGAFYLFISCNDLMGRCTKKGKLIENDLNFAEYLLDDYLVAVVPGVAFGMQNFIRISYAASEEQLSYGCDQITKACKSLYR; from the coding sequence ATGTCAAGTATCATTGCAGAAAGGATGTTAAATATAAAATCATCACCAATTCTTAGCATTACCGATAAAGCAAATCAATTGAAAGCTAAGGGCTTAAAGTGTTGTGTAATGAGTGCTGGAGAGCCTGATTTTGATATTCCTGAGCATATAAAACAAGCAGCTATTGCAGCAATTAATAATGGAAAAAATAAATATACATCTGTCAGTGGCACTCAAGAATTAAAAGAGGCAATAATAAATAAGTTTGAGAAAGATAATGGCCTTACTTACAAAGCAAGTCAGATTTGTGTTACTGTAGGAGCTAAGCAAGCGCTCTATAATTTGTTTATGTCAACAATAAATAATGGTGATGAAGTTATAATTCCTGCTCCATATTGGGCTTCTTACGTTGATATGGTAGCTATTTCTGGAGGCAAGTCAGTAATTATTGAATGTAAGCAAGAGAATAATTTTAAATTACTTCCTGCTCTATTGGAAGAAAAGATTACCAGTAAGACAAAATGGCTTATGATTAACTCACCAAGTAACCCAACAGGCACTGTATATACATATGACGACTTAAAAGATATTGCACAAGTTTTATTAAAATATCCACACGTAAACATAGTCACAGATGATATATATGAGCATATTATATATAATAATCAAAAGTTCTTTAACATTGCACAAGTGGAGCCAAAATTATACGAGAGGGTTTTTATAATTAATGGCGCTTCAAAAGCCTATTCTATGACTGGATGGCGTATTGGCTATATTGCAGGGAAGAGTGATGTAATTGATGCAGTCTCTACTATACAATCTCAAAGTACTTCTAATCCAAATTCAATTGCTCAAGCAGCTACTGTAGCTGCACTTAATGGTAGTCATGACTTCTTGAAGGAAAGAGTGGAAGTCTTTAGAAGGCGTAGAGATATGGTAATAGGTAAGCTCCGGGAAATTCCCGGATTATCAGTATTTGTTCCAAATGGTGCATTTTATTTATTTATTTCATGTAATGATTTAATGGGTAGGTGTACAAAGAAAGGTAAATTGATAGAAAATGACTTAAATTTTGCAGAATATCTTTTAGATGATTACTTAGTTGCAGTAGTGCCAGGAGTTGCTTTTGGTATGCAGAACTTCATTAGAATTTCTTATGCAGCCTCTGAAGAGCAATTATCTTACGGCTGCGATCAAATAACTAAAGCATGTAAGAGCTTATACAGGTAG
- the prfB gene encoding peptide chain release factor 2 (programmed frameshift): MKERLEVFEHFKNLSSNISMIKRCLDVESLSLSLKELESKCADDSLWQDVQRAHELLSKKAKIQESLGSFLNLESEYTNNVNLLELALNENDDSFFFEIKDNLLKLEKRIKDKEIECLFTETVDSNNCYIEIHSGAGGTESNDWANMLMRMYIRWAENYHNFKVEIVDKLDGDEVGIRSVTIKVVGEKAYGWAKSESGIHRLVRISPFDANAKRHTSFASIGVSPIIDATIEVQIDEKDLRVDTYKSSGAGGQHVNKTESAIRITHIPTGIVVQCQNDRSQHRNRDEAFKLLKGRLYQLELQKREQKIAQEHGKKSTIGWGSQIRSYVMSPYQMVKDLRTGYEIGNINAVLDGNIDPFIIAFLTNKA, encoded by the exons ATGAAGGAGAGATTAGAGGTTTTTGAGCATTTTAAAAATCTAAGTAGTAACATTTCCATGATTAAGAGGTGTCTT GACGTAGAGAGTTTAAGTCTCTCTCTTAAGGAATTAGAATCTAAATGTGCAGATGATTCATTATGGCAAGATGTACAGAGGGCACATGAGCTTTTGAGTAAGAAAGCTAAAATTCAGGAGAGCTTAGGTTCATTCCTGAATTTGGAAAGTGAGTATACCAATAATGTTAATCTTTTGGAATTAGCATTAAATGAAAATGATGATAGTTTCTTTTTTGAAATTAAAGATAATTTATTAAAGCTAGAAAAAAGGATTAAAGATAAAGAAATAGAATGCTTATTTACGGAAACAGTAGATAGCAATAATTGTTACATTGAGATTCATTCAGGTGCTGGAGGGACAGAAAGTAATGATTGGGCTAATATGCTCATGCGCATGTATATTAGATGGGCAGAGAATTATCATAACTTTAAAGTTGAAATTGTAGATAAGCTAGATGGTGATGAAGTGGGAATAAGGTCAGTAACTATAAAGGTTGTTGGTGAAAAAGCCTATGGATGGGCAAAGAGCGAGAGTGGTATACATAGATTAGTAAGAATTTCACCTTTTGATGCAAATGCTAAGCGCCATACTAGTTTTGCAAGCATAGGAGTGTCACCGATCATAGATGCAACAATTGAGGTGCAAATAGATGAAAAAGATTTGCGTGTAGATACTTATAAATCTTCTGGTGCTGGTGGTCAACATGTCAATAAGACAGAAAGTGCTATACGAATTACTCATATCCCTACAGGAATTGTAGTGCAGTGTCAAAATGATCGTTCTCAACACAGAAATCGGGATGAGGCGTTTAAGCTACTTAAAGGTCGTCTTTATCAATTGGAGCTGCAGAAGAGAGAACAAAAAATAGCACAGGAGCATGGTAAAAAATCCACTATTGGTTGGGGAAGTCAGATTAGGTCATATGTAATGAGCCCATATCAAATGGTTAAGGACTTAAGAACCGGATATGAGATAGGTAATATTAATGCAGTTTTGGATGGTAATATTGATCCATTTATTATTGCCTTCTTAACAAATAAAGCTTGA